The Streptomyces sp. HUAS CB01 genome has a segment encoding these proteins:
- a CDS encoding gas vesicle protein — MTTPSRLPDPYGSGGSGANLADILERVLDKGIVIAGDIRINLLDIELLTIKLRLVVASVERAKEMGIDWWEDDPSLSSGARRRELSEENERLRQRIAALEADTA; from the coding sequence ATGACCACCCCGAGCCGGCTTCCGGACCCCTACGGCTCCGGCGGATCGGGAGCCAACCTCGCCGACATCCTTGAACGGGTGCTCGACAAGGGCATCGTCATCGCAGGCGACATCCGCATCAATCTGCTCGACATCGAACTGCTGACCATCAAGCTGCGTCTCGTCGTCGCCTCGGTCGAACGGGCGAAGGAGATGGGCATCGACTGGTGGGAGGACGACCCGTCGCTGTCGTCCGGAGCCCGCAGGCGTGAACTCTCCGAGGAGAACGAGCGGTTGCGACAGCGCATCGCGGCACTGGAGGCGGATACCGCATGA
- a CDS encoding alcohol dehydrogenase catalytic domain-containing protein, which translates to MRALTWQGRRDVRVETVSDPQLKESGDVLVRITSTGICGSDLHLYEVMGPYLDPGDILGHEAMGIVEEVGDDVTELDVGDRVVVPFNISCGRCYMCDQGLQSQCETTQVKERGMGAALFGYTKLYGQVPGGQAELLRVPFGDTLPVKVPHGPPDERFVYLSDVLPTAWQAVEYADVPPGGTVTVLGLGPIGEMACRIALHRGARLVVGVDLVPERLQRAASRGVKTFDLRTQGKDLIEAVRGLTDGRGTDAVIDAVGMEAHGAPVAKAAHWLVGMLPDAVAERLMEHAGVDRLSALYTVIELVRRGGTVSVSGVYGGSADPMPMLRMFDKQIQLRMGQANVRRWVDDILPLLGDDDPLGVEGFATHTMPLEEAPRAYRMFQAKEDGMIKTLLKP; encoded by the coding sequence ATGCGTGCACTGACATGGCAGGGCCGGCGCGATGTACGGGTGGAAACCGTGTCCGACCCCCAGCTCAAGGAGTCCGGCGACGTTCTGGTGCGCATCACCTCCACCGGCATCTGCGGCTCCGATCTGCACCTCTACGAGGTCATGGGGCCGTATCTGGATCCGGGCGACATCCTCGGCCACGAGGCGATGGGAATCGTCGAGGAGGTCGGCGACGATGTCACCGAACTCGACGTGGGCGACCGGGTGGTTGTGCCGTTCAACATTTCCTGCGGCCGTTGTTACATGTGCGACCAGGGTCTCCAATCGCAGTGCGAGACGACCCAGGTGAAGGAGCGCGGCATGGGCGCCGCGCTGTTCGGCTACACCAAGCTCTACGGCCAGGTGCCCGGAGGCCAGGCCGAGCTGCTGCGGGTGCCGTTCGGCGACACGCTGCCGGTCAAGGTGCCCCACGGGCCGCCCGACGAGCGGTTCGTCTACCTCTCCGATGTGCTGCCCACCGCCTGGCAGGCCGTCGAGTACGCCGATGTGCCGCCCGGCGGCACCGTCACCGTGCTCGGTCTGGGGCCGATCGGTGAAATGGCGTGCCGTATCGCACTGCACCGCGGGGCACGGCTCGTCGTGGGCGTCGATCTCGTACCCGAGCGGCTTCAGCGGGCCGCCTCCCGAGGAGTGAAGACGTTCGACCTGCGTACCCAGGGCAAGGACTTGATCGAGGCCGTCCGCGGCCTCACCGACGGGCGCGGTACGGACGCGGTCATCGACGCCGTCGGCATGGAGGCCCACGGCGCACCTGTGGCCAAGGCCGCGCACTGGCTCGTCGGCATGCTGCCCGACGCCGTCGCGGAGCGGCTGATGGAGCACGCCGGTGTCGACCGGCTGAGCGCCCTGTACACGGTGATCGAACTCGTACGTCGCGGCGGCACCGTCTCGGTGTCGGGCGTCTACGGCGGCTCCGCCGACCCGATGCCCATGTTGAGGATGTTCGACAAGCAGATCCAGCTGCGGATGGGCCAGGCCAATGTCCGGCGGTGGGTGGACGACATCCTGCCGCTGCTCGGCGACGACGACCCGCTCGGTGTCGAGGGCTTCGCAACGCACACCATGCCGTTGGAGGAGGCACCCCGGGCATACCGGATGTTCCAGGCCAAGGAGGACGGCATGATCAAGACCCTGCTGAAGCCCTGA
- a CDS encoding hemerythrin domain-containing protein, translating into MATHDVVELILEDHRTMEDLLRRMRSIEADRAKALREFSRLLIAHGEAEEAKVYPALKRYKKIDDEEVEHGSEEHTEGNRALLALLEVDDLGGEEWDEKLENLVEAVNHHLDEEERTLLNETRRNVPEERRAELGEAFRRERADLLASDCGAVENVRRLAKG; encoded by the coding sequence ATGGCGACCCACGACGTGGTGGAGCTGATTCTCGAAGACCACCGGACGATGGAGGACCTCCTCCGCCGGATGCGCAGCATCGAAGCGGACCGGGCGAAGGCCCTCCGCGAGTTCTCCCGGCTGCTGATCGCCCACGGCGAGGCGGAGGAGGCGAAGGTCTATCCCGCGCTGAAGCGCTACAAGAAGATCGACGACGAAGAGGTCGAGCACGGCTCGGAAGAGCACACCGAGGGCAACAGGGCGCTCCTCGCCCTGCTGGAGGTGGACGACCTGGGTGGCGAGGAGTGGGACGAGAAGCTGGAGAACCTGGTCGAGGCGGTCAACCACCACCTCGACGAGGAGGAGCGGACGCTGCTCAACGAGACCCGCCGCAATGTGCCCGAGGAACGAAGGGCCGAACTGGGCGAGGCCTTCCGGCGCGAGCGTGCGGACCTGCTCGCCTCCGACTGCGGAGCCGTCGAGAACGTCCGCCGTCTCGCCAAGGGCTGA
- a CDS encoding gas vesicle protein, with protein MRDAPAATAQPGPLAQRQLALVDLLDRLLAGGVVIKGDLTLRIADVDLVRVDLNALICSVGPVVASPFEDRGGSRTDGPPADERPGGTS; from the coding sequence CTGCGGGACGCACCGGCGGCCACGGCCCAGCCGGGGCCGCTCGCGCAGCGGCAGTTGGCGCTGGTCGACCTGCTGGACCGGCTGCTCGCCGGCGGCGTGGTGATCAAGGGTGACCTCACCTTGCGGATCGCGGACGTCGACCTCGTGCGCGTCGACCTCAACGCGTTGATCTGCTCCGTCGGGCCGGTGGTCGCCTCGCCCTTCGAGGACCGCGGCGGCTCCCGTACGGACGGACCGCCCGCCGACGAGCGGCCCGGAGGAACGTCATGA
- a CDS encoding gas vesicle protein K: MSGRQVDLDPDTVERDLAQLVLTVVELLRQLMERQALRRVETGDLTEEQEERIGLTLMLLEERMDELLEKFGLRPEDLNIDLGPLGPLLPRDG; encoded by the coding sequence ATGAGCGGACGGCAGGTGGACCTCGACCCCGACACCGTCGAGCGGGATCTCGCCCAACTGGTCCTCACGGTGGTGGAGTTGCTGCGCCAGCTCATGGAACGCCAGGCCCTTCGCCGGGTGGAGACCGGCGACCTCACCGAAGAGCAGGAGGAGCGCATCGGTCTCACGCTGATGCTCCTCGAGGAGCGCATGGACGAACTGCTGGAGAAGTTCGGGCTGCGCCCCGAGGACCTGAACATCGACCTGGGCCCGCTGGGCCCGCTGCTCCCGCGCGACGGCTGA
- a CDS encoding GvpL/GvpF family gas vesicle protein gives MTEVCYVYAVTRPFDEAAAPLHEGMRGVAGAPARLLAHDGLVAVLSDVPAEEFSDVALRERLEDLDWLAATARGHDAVVSALTTVTTPLPLRLVTVCRDDDGVRRLLDSGRDRFARALERLDGRVEWGVKVYAEGAEGTQEARRAGNARPENAAARAADEGSAQGRRPATGRDYLKQRMRRRDATEGVWAQADALSRTLHTELARYAEAEQVHRPQDPRLPGAARGNVLNAAYLVPREKGEAFAEEVRRLTPPGRGIRVELTGPWAPYSFAVTTAVPAAEEGEAE, from the coding sequence ATGACCGAGGTGTGTTATGTCTACGCCGTGACCCGGCCCTTCGACGAGGCCGCCGCACCCCTGCACGAAGGGATGCGTGGCGTCGCCGGCGCCCCAGCGAGGCTGCTTGCCCACGACGGGCTCGTCGCCGTGCTGAGCGACGTGCCGGCCGAGGAGTTCTCCGACGTCGCCCTGCGCGAGCGGCTGGAGGACCTCGACTGGCTCGCCGCCACCGCACGGGGCCACGACGCCGTGGTGAGCGCACTGACCACGGTCACCACACCGCTGCCCCTGCGTCTCGTGACGGTGTGCCGGGACGACGACGGGGTGCGGCGGCTCTTGGACTCCGGTCGCGACCGGTTCGCCCGGGCCCTGGAACGGCTCGACGGACGTGTGGAATGGGGAGTCAAGGTCTACGCCGAAGGGGCCGAGGGCACCCAGGAGGCCCGGAGGGCCGGGAACGCCCGGCCCGAGAACGCGGCTGCGCGGGCCGCCGACGAGGGCTCCGCACAGGGCCGCCGCCCCGCGACCGGTCGCGACTACCTGAAGCAGCGGATGCGCCGCCGCGATGCCACCGAGGGCGTCTGGGCGCAGGCCGACGCCCTCTCGCGGACCCTGCACACGGAGCTCGCCCGGTACGCCGAGGCCGAGCAGGTGCACCGGCCCCAGGACCCCCGGCTGCCGGGGGCGGCGCGCGGCAATGTGCTCAACGCCGCCTATCTCGTACCGCGCGAGAAGGGGGAGGCGTTCGCCGAGGAGGTGCGGCGGCTGACACCACCCGGTAGGGGCATCCGTGTGGAGCTGACCGGGCCGTGGGCACCGTACTCCTTCGCCGTCACCACGGCCGTACCGGCCGCGGAGGAGGGCGAGGCGGAGTGA
- a CDS encoding histone H1-like repetitive region-containing protein, with amino-acid sequence MNNGLAVGLAVGAGYVLGRTRKAKLALAVGTVVVCRRLDMGPRELVGVFSHPFRSIPQFKDIGDQLREDLRGVGSAAVGAVVNRQLHGLADRLRERTFDVRDRVYGAVGPGDERNSDEDLEDDLDGDFDEVHDEVLDDALDDDFDQDVDVDADEGFVGDSEQDLEDVDEEVDDDPDERDPEERDPEGLDPEGPDPDEDGAERPTRATAPRTEQGRRPAAKEATGGGKSTSRHRTAARKTPAEKAPAEKAPAKKSTTRKTTTRKTAAKKTTTRKTAAKKTTPRKTAAKKTTPRKTAATKPAAEKAASSRKSASAREGRADG; translated from the coding sequence ATGAACAACGGGCTCGCAGTGGGGCTCGCGGTCGGCGCGGGCTATGTGCTGGGGCGGACGAGGAAGGCGAAACTCGCTCTGGCCGTCGGTACCGTCGTGGTGTGCAGGCGGCTCGACATGGGGCCGCGTGAGCTGGTCGGAGTGTTCTCCCATCCGTTCCGGAGCATTCCGCAGTTCAAGGACATCGGTGACCAGCTGCGCGAGGACCTGCGGGGAGTCGGCAGCGCCGCGGTCGGAGCCGTCGTCAACCGGCAGCTCCACGGGCTGGCGGACCGGTTGCGCGAACGCACCTTCGATGTCCGGGACCGGGTGTACGGGGCGGTCGGACCGGGGGACGAGCGGAACTCCGACGAGGACCTCGAGGACGACCTCGACGGCGACTTCGACGAAGTTCACGACGAAGTTCTCGACGACGCACTCGACGACGATTTCGACCAGGACGTGGACGTGGACGCCGACGAGGGCTTTGTCGGGGACTCCGAGCAGGACCTCGAGGACGTCGACGAGGAAGTGGACGACGACCCCGACGAACGGGACCCCGAGGAACGGGACCCCGAAGGGCTCGACCCTGAAGGGCCCGACCCCGACGAGGACGGAGCCGAGAGGCCGACGCGGGCCACGGCTCCGAGGACCGAGCAGGGGAGGAGGCCGGCCGCGAAAGAGGCGACCGGCGGGGGGAAATCCACCTCGCGCCACCGCACTGCGGCGAGGAAGACGCCCGCCGAGAAGGCGCCCGCCGAGAAGGCGCCCGCCAAGAAGTCCACGACGAGGAAGACCACGACGAGGAAGACGGCGGCCAAGAAGACCACGACGAGGAAGACGGCGGCCAAGAAGACCACGCCCAGGAAGACGGCGGCCAAGAAGACCACGCCCAGGAAGACGGCGGCCACGAAGCCCGCTGCCGAGAAGGCGGCCTCCTCCCGGAAGAGTGCTTCCGCACGAGAGGGCCGCGCGGATGGCTGA